TCAATGGAATCAATTTTTAAAGGATTTCTGTGCAGACGAAAATAGTTGCAACTACTCAAACAAATTAAAAGTAGCTTCTATTCTTTGGAAAGAAGTCAGAAATTCAAGAAATGAAAAAATTTATTCAAAGAATCTTTTGACTGAATATGCCGATAAAATAAAAGAGTATTGCAAGTAGGATATTTTTAGCTTGCTAAACTAACAATTCAATAAAAGCTAACACGAAAGCAGTAAATCAAAAAGGTTTGCTGTTTTTTCTTTGCTTAAAAACGGAAAGGAGGACACATGGAAGAAGAAAAAAGAGTAATAAAAGAACCACAACATAAACAGTTAATAATGGATATTGGAAAAACAAAATACACCGTAAACTTACATTTCAAGCAAGGTACAGGGGAAACATACAAGGATAAAATACTAAAGCTAATCAAGAGAGAAACAGAGAAGATATAAATTTATCAAAAAAATTTTGTTTATGTCCTTGACAAATCTTCCCAAAGGGAACTGTTTTGACGGAAACACAGTTTGTGAGGGTCTGGAAGTACATAACAGTCCGTTCCACCGCAGAACGCTGTTATTACACCTATGTAAGTGGGCAGTCCATCAAGCATAGAATAAAGCCAAGGCTTGGTGAGCATCAGCCGAACAATCCCAAGCTGGTGTATACGATGGACTTCAAGGTGACTCCGCACATGCTGCGGCACACCTACATCACCAATCTGATTTACAAAGGTGTTGATCCAAAGACGGTGCAGTATTTGGCAGGCCATGAGAACAGCAAAACGACTATGGACATCTATGCGAAAGTCAAGTATAATAAACCTGAGGAATTAAGCAGCGTTGTGAATGCTGCATTCGGGCTGCGTTAAACTGCACCAAAAATTCCTCGATTTCGTGGGTTTACCTATGGGTTTACTGAGAGAGGGAAGCCCGAAAACCCGCATGAATACTGGACTTTTTGGATCAAGGTCAGGTGAGTACGGTCTCAAAGCCGCTCGTCGTGCTCCACAGTTCTCAAAGAGATAATCGAGAATTTCAAAATGCTAAAAAAGCTCGGAAAATATGCCATTTTTCGGGCTTTTTCTATGCCTAAAATTCTGTCTGGACTGTTCGGTTTTGATGGAATTTGAACGGAAATTTATGGGCTTATAGTGGTCAAATTACTGGTGGACAAGCCCATTTTGACCTCTTATGGGTCAAATTACTGGTGGACAATAGGAGCAAATGAAGTCCAACTTTGCCATCGACGGACGAACACATACTTGACTGATTTACATAGAGCCTTGGCTCATTCTTTGAAAACGAGAATGGGTCGAGGCTCTATTTTTTTTCGTCCGAAATCCGGCGAGACAAATTTGAGCAGGAGGTAACAGGTATGACGGATTTCAATCAGAAGACCCATGACACCGATGTGGGCAGTCATGGCGGACAGTCGAGGCAGATGATGGAGGTGTTTGAGAACCAGGAGTTTGGTTCGATCCGGTTGTTACAGGAGGCAGGCAAGACCTTCTTCTGTGCAAGCGATGTGGCGAAAGCGTTGGGGTATGTGAATCCCTATGCCGCTGTGAAACGCCATTGCAGAGGCCCCCTAATGAAACGCAAGGGTGTCGTTCAGAAGGTGAATCAGTATGGGGATGCTGGAGAGCAGGTCGTTGAAATCTCCTTTATCACAGAAGGCGATGTTTACCGACTGATCGTTCACAGCAAACTGCCATCGGCAGAACGATTTGAACACTGGAGGTTTGATGAAGTTCTCCCGTCCATCCGAAAGTATGGAGTGTATATGAGCGATTCTATTTTGGATCAGGTGATTCAGCATCCGGAGGTCATCTACACCCTGGCAAAGGAGCTTGTAGCCGAGAGGGGGCAGCTTGAGGGTATCCGCAAACAGCTGGATGCGGCGCAGCCCAAGGCAGACTACTTCGATACCTTTGTGAATTTGGAGGGCTGAATGCGCTGTCCAACAACCTGATTATGGTTGACCGGAAAAAGCTCAAAAACCCCAATGGGCTGATCCTTGGTACCCCCGGTTCTGGTAAATCCTTTTCTGCCAAGCGTGAAATCGCCAATGCGTTTCTGGTGACGGATGATGATGTAATCGTGTGCGATCCGGAAGCCGAGTACACGGCACTGGTGCAGAAATTTGAGGGGCAGGTTATTAAAATCAGCCCTTCCAGTACGCAGTATATCAATCCAATGGACATCAACGCGAATTATTTGGAAGAGGATAATCCGATTGCCCTGAAAGCAGATTTTATCCTGTCCCTGTGCGAGCTGATCGTGGGCGGCAAGGAAGGCTTACAGCCGGTAGAAAAGACAGTCATCGACCGCTGTGTTTATCAGATTTACCAGACCTATTTTAAGAACCCGGTGCCGGAGAATATGCCGGTGTTGTAGGACTTGTACGAGGCACTGCTTCGGCAGGATGAAAAGGAAGCACACCATGTGGCAACAGCAGATGAGAAATTCCGAAAGATGATTACCGAAGCAGAGAAATATCTCGGTTATCCCTATGTCTGGGGCGGCAGTTCACCGAGCACGAGCTTTGATTGCTCCGGTTTTGTCAGCTGGGTCATCAACCACTGCGGCAATGGCTGGAATGTAGGCAGGCAAACGGCCAACGGTCTGATGGGGAAATGCGACATTATCCCAAAGAGTGAAGCAAAGCTCGGAGACCTGATCTTCTTCCAGAAAACCTACAACACCAGCGGAGCATCCCATGTGGGCATTTATGTTGGCAACGGGATGATGCTCCACTGCGGCTCACCCATTTCTTATGCTTCCATTGAGACGAGCTACTGGAGGCAGCATTACTACTGTATGGGAAGAATTCGATAAAACAGGGCGATTATTCGCCCGGAAAGGACACTATATGAGCTTGAAACTGGAAAAAATTGCTGCGGAGCGTGAGAAAGCCCGCAGAAAACGCGATGAGTGGGAGGAGCGCAGAAAGGAATGGGACAGAAAGTACCATGAGCAGGAAAACAGCGAAATCTGTGAAATGGTATATGCCCAGAGTCTGACTCCGGAACAGCTGGCAGTCATCATTCAGATGGTGCAGGCTGCGGTTCCCAACCCGGAGAACCTGAAACTGGATGAGAAAGAAACGGAGGATATGGAGTGAAAAAGATGATAGCAATGCTGCTTGCCAGTGTGATGGCGGCAGGAACCTTTACGACCACTGCATTTGCCTATACGGGTGAGGATGGGCAGAAGAATACGTTTGTCAGTACTGCTGCTCAGGAAGCAGATGTGGCGGAAAGCGCAAATGCAGGGAAAACAGACTGTGACGGCAACATCGAAATCGACCCGGACATGCAGGTGCTGCCGGATGGCTACGAAGTCGCTACGGATGCGGATGGGAACCTGATCGTTACGGTGGGCGGCAAAGAATACAACATCGGCGGCGAAAAGTCCCAAAAGCAGACTGGTACGGTGGTGCCGGGTATCACCAGCCTGCATTTTCGTTCCGGTCCCGGCATGGATCAGGAGATTATTGGGTATCTGCATTCCGGCGATACAGTGGAGATTGTCGAAAAATGCGGTGACTGGTATAAGGTGAACTTCAACGGCAAAACCGGGTATACACATGAAAAGTACCTGAATGTCACGGATTCTGCAAAAGACAGCAGCATGTTCAGTGAAGATGCTCTGAAGCTGTTTCTGGATCTGACGCAGAGCGGACTGTCATCCGAGAGTGAAAAGGAATCTAGTACAGCT
This region of Lachnospiraceae bacterium oral taxon 096 genomic DNA includes:
- a CDS encoding transposon-encoded TnpW family protein, which translates into the protein MEEEKRVIKEPQHKQLIMDIGKTKYTVNLHFKQGTGETYKDKILKLIKRETEKI
- a CDS encoding DUF4315 family protein yields the protein MSLKLEKIAAEREKARRKRDEWEERRKEWDRKYHEQENSEICEMVYAQSLTPEQLAVIIQMVQAAVPNPENLKLDEKETEDME
- a CDS encoding DUF4366 domain-containing protein, translating into MKKMIAMLLASVMAAGTFTTTAFAYTGEDGQKNTFVSTAAQEADVAESANAGKTDCDGNIEIDPDMQVLPDGYEVATDADGNLIVTVGGKEYNIGGEKSQKQTGTVVPGITSLHFRSGPGMDQEIIGYLHSGDTVEIVEKCGDWYKVNFNGKTGYTHEKYLNVTDSAKDSSMFSEDALKLFLDLTQSGLSSESEKESSTALTPEGNMTLVDDIGEEEDKSSQQFITLVTKADNTFYLIVDRDKDGNQNVHFLNMVDEADLLALIDEEEAAKYQKKEPEVTEPAETEKPQETEPAPEEKKTESEQKKASPLPMIMLLLFVIGAAGVGGYLYIKMRGVKPASKKNQPDPDADYHDEDEDALQLPEDDGDEDEEVDVNEDYEAESDDEPV